Part of the Rothia mucilaginosa genome, AGCTACGTACTCAACCGAATTACGTTGCCTGGCGCACTTTACCTGGGTGTAATTTCCATGATTCCCCTGGTAGCGCTTATCCTATTCAACGCAAACCAGAATTTCCCGTTCGGCGGCGCCTCGCTGCTGATCGTGGTGGGTGTTGGTCTTGACACTCTCAAGCAGATCAACGCTCAGCTCCAACAACGAAACTACGAAGGACTGCTCCGATGAACCGTCTGCTCATCGTCGGCCCTCCCGGTGCAGGTAAGGGCACCCAGGCCGTCAAGATCGCTGAAGCGCTGAAGATTCCCGCGATTTCCACCGGTGATATCTTCCGCAAGAACATCAAGGAAGAGACCGAGCTGGGCAAGGAAGCGAAGTCGTACATCGACTCCGGCAACCTGGTTCCCGACTCCGTCACCAACAACATGGTGCGCGCACGCCTGGAGGAAAGCGACGTCGTCAACGGCTTCCTGCTCGATGGCTACCCCCGCAACACCTCCCAGGTGCACGAGCTGGACTCCATCCTCGAAGCCAAGGGCGAGAAGATCGACCGCGTTCTCCTGCTGGTTGCAGACAACGACGAGCTCGTCGAGCGTCTGCTCAACCGCGCAGCAGAGCAGGGTCGTACCGATGACAACGAAGAGGTCATCCGTCACCGCCTGAAAGTCTACGAAGAAGAGACCGCACCGCTGATCGCAATCTACCGCGAACGCGGCATCGTCAAGGAAGTTAACGGCCTCGGCGAGATTGCTGAAGTCACCGAGCGCATCCTCGACGCTCTGAAGTAATCTTCTGCTGTACCCCCGCAATTTGAGGTGCATGATGCATCACAAAGACTTGCGGGGGTACAGTGCTGTCTGTAGAGTTCTAAGCTTGGGCGCACCGCCCCCTATACCTAAGGAGCCAGAATGGCACGAGTCGAAATCAAAACCAATGCACAGCTTCAGCAGATGGCTCGTGCAGGCGTCATCACCAGCCGCGCGCTCGATGCGGCAGTGGCGGCAGCTCGCCCCGGCGCAACCACCGCAGAGGTGAACGCCGCTTTTGAACGCACCATGCTGGAACTGGGTGGCACCTCCAACTTCTACGGCTACTACGACTACCCGGCAACCGTATGCACCTCCGTCAACCATGAGGTCGTTCACGGCATCCCCGGCGACTACGTGCTCAAGGACGGCGACATCCTTTCTATCGACGGTGGCGCATACGTTATCGACCCCGCAACCAACCGCCAGTGGCACGGCGACTCGGCACGTACTGTGCTGGTCGGTGACAATGTGAGCGAAGCACGCGCAGAGCTCTCCGCCGTCACTCGCGAAGCAATGTGGCACGGCATCGCCGCTCTGGCAACCGCAAAGAAGGTCGGCGAAATCGGCCTTGCCATCGAAGCATATGTGACCGAAGAATACGGCGATAAGTACGGCATTATTGAAGACTACGTGGGCCACGGCATCGGTTCCCAGATGCATATGGCACCGGACGTACTGAACTACGCAGTGCGTGACATGGGGCCGAAGATCAAGCCCGGCATGGCTTTCGCTATTGAGCCGATGCTTGTGACTGGTTCCATCGAGACCAAGGTGCTCTCCGACGACTGGACCGTTGTAACCGTTGACGGCTCCGATGCCTGCCAGTGGGAGCACTCCGTTGCTGTGCATAGCGAAGGTATCTGGGTCCTGACTGCAGAAGACGGTGGTGCAAGCGAACTTGCTCGCTTTGGCGTAACCCCGGTTCCGATCCCCGCCTAAGTCCCACCACTAGGGGAGGGGTATCCACCTTTAGCTGCCCCACCTCCACCCGAAGAAACCGGCGAATCCGGTCCGGTGCGTGATAGCGCATCCGAAAGCATCCACATCACAAGGAAGAAGCTCCATGAGCGAAACTCTCAATAGCGGCGAGGCAACCGCACCCGCTGCGACCAAGGTGCCGGTTGAAATCTCGAACGTTCGCCCCGCACCCGGCCAGATTGCCCTGAAAGCACCGCGCCGTGCGAAGCCGCCCAAGCATATCGCTGACTTCGACATGGCTGGCCGCCGTGAATTTCTGAAGGAACTTGGCTACCAGTCGTTCCGTGCATCCCAGCTGTCCAAGCACTATTTTGAGCGTCTGGTCACTGACCCCGCTGAGATGACTGACCTGCCGGCTAAGGACCGCGAGCAGATGGTTGCACAGGCGATGCCTCAGCTTCTGACCCCGGTCCGTACCCTCGAGGCTGACGGTGGCGACACCCTGAAGGTTGTGCACCGCCTCTTTGATGGTGCGCTCATTGAGTCTGTCATCATGCGTTATGACAACCGCGTGACCATGTGCATCTCTTCGCAGGCTGGCTGCGGTATGAACTGCCCCTTCTGTGCGACCGGTCAGCAGGGTTTGACTCGCAACCTGTCCACCGCGGAAATTGTGGAGCAGGTCGTTGCCGGTGCCCGCTACCTGAAGCAGATGAAGGGCCTGGAAGAAGCAGAAGGCGGTTCTGAGGATACTCGTCCGCTGCGTGTTTCCAATATTGTCTTCATGGGTATGGGCGAGGCGCTTGCTAACTACAAGGCAACCATGGGTGCTGTGCACCGCCTGATTGACCCTTCGCCCGAGGGCCTCGGTATTTCTGCTCGCGGTCTGACCATGTCGACCGTGGGCCTGGTGCCGGGTATTCGTAAGTTTGAGCTGGAGAAGCTGCCCATTACTTTGGCGCTGTCTCTGCACGCTCCGGATGATGAGCTGCGTGATGAGCTGATCCCGATTAACCAGCGCTGGAAGGTCGACGAGACTCTGGACGCTGCGTACGACTACTACCGTACGACCGGCCGCCGCGTCTCCATTGAGTACGCGCTGATTCGCGATATTAACGATCAGGGCTGGCGTGCGGATCTGCTCGGTAAGAAGCTGGCGCAGCGCGGCCGTGGTTGGGTGCACGTGAACCCGATTCCGCTGAACCCGACCCCGGGTTCGAAGTGGACGGCATCCCGTAAGGGCGTTGAGCAGAACTTTGTGGAGCGTCTGCGTGCCCACGGTATTCCGACGACTATTCGTGATACTCGCGGTTCCGATATTGATGGAGCATGCGGTCAGCTTGCCGCTAAGGAAGACTAAGCAGTTGAGCTGTGACCGGTGAACGGTGCCCCTTTCCTGCGGAGGGAAGTCAATAAGACTTTCAGGAACGTGGGGGAGGGGCTTCTTCCTTTTAAACATTAAGTGCCTGATGTCATAAAAATCACGGTTGTTTTTCCACGGCCTTTGCCGTAGAGTTAACAGTTGGTTGTTTGTGCCAGTGTTAAGTGCGCCTTAAAACGCCCTATCGCCTCACCGAGGTGAGCTCACAAACAGAAGATACAATTGCCCGCCGCACCTGCGACGGGCACCGACGTTAGCGGAGGATATGGCTAAGAAAGACGGCGTCATCGAGATTGAAGGCTCTGTGGTTGAAGCTCTGCCCAACGCGATGTTCCGTGTTGAGCTGGATAACGGCCACAAGGTTCTCGCACACATCTCGGGCAAGATGCGTCAGCACTACATTCGCATCCTGCCTGAGGACCGAGTAGTAGTGGAACTGAGCCCCTACGACCTTTCCCGAGGTCGTATCGTCTACCGTTACAAGTAAACCCGAGATAAACGTCGCCTCTGGCGGCGTTTAAATCGTGTTCAAAGGGATAACGCAGTTCCCCAACGTAAGTGAGGGAACCTCTTATCTCGCCAGTAATCAAGTTGCAATCAAAAGGAATGCGATGAAGGTCAAGCCGAGCGTTAAGCCGATCTGCGATAAGTGCAAGGTGATCCGCCGTCACGGTGTGGTCATGGTGATCTGCGAAAACCCGCGCCACAAGCAGCGCCAGGGCTAATCCCTAGCAGCTGACTTCATAGCCGCCCTATAAGAGGGTGGAATTGTCATAGGCACCGCTCCGAAGCAACGCCCCAAGAGGCGCCTTCGGATACCTCCGGACTCAGAGGCCGGGGACCGAGCCAGAATAACTCGGGCAGTGATGCTATAGACCTCTGGAAAACAACAAGGAGAAGCCAGTATGGCACGTCTCGCTGGAGTTGATATTCCCCGCGAAAAGCGCGTGGAAGTTGCTCTCACTTACATCTACGGCGTGGGCAAGACCCGTGCACACGAAACCCTCGCTGCTACCGGCGTCAACCCTGACACCCGCGTCAAGGACCTGACCGACCAGGAGCTCGTGGCACTTCGTGACTTCATCGAAGGCAACTACAAGGTTGAAGGTGATCTTCGCCGCGAGGTTGCAGCTGACATCCGCCGTAAGGTTGAAATCGGTTCCTACCAGGGCCTGCGCCACCGCCGCGGCCTGCCGGTTCACGGTCAGCGCACCAAGACTAACGCACGTACCCGCAAGGGTCCGAAGCGTACCGTCGCAGGTAAGAAGAAGTAAGCAACGTTGCTCTGTTGGATATCTCTATCCGACCAACGTATTAGAAAACCTTTGTAGGAGAATCAAAAATGCCTCCCAAGACTCGCGCTGCGGCAGCTCGTAAGACCAACCGCCGCAAGGTTAGCAAGAACATCGTTGCTGGTCAGGCTCACATCAAGTCGACCTTCAACAACACCATCGTCTCCATCACCGATCCCACCGGTGCAGTGATCTCCTGGTCCTCCGCTGGCGACATGGGCTTCAAGGGCTCCCGTAAGTCCACCCCCTACGCCGCACAGCTGGCTGCTGAGGCTGCTGCAAACCGCGCCAAGGAGCACGGCGTCCGCAAGGTTGACGTGTTCGTCAAGGGCCCCGGTTCCGGTCGCGAAACCGCAATCCGCTCCCTGCAGGCTGCAGGCCTCGAGGTCGGTTCGATCCAGGACGTTACCCCCGTTGCACACAACGGTTGCCGTCCCCCGAAGCGCCGCCGCGTCTAATTAGGTCTCGACCTAATCCCTCGACGGGTACACTCCGCACGGAGCTGTACCCGGAGAGTACAGACACCCGTCTGCTTCCTAAGATATGTTTTCCCCAACCTGTGGGCTCATATAGCGGAGCTCACCGAAAGGAAACAAAGTGCTTATTGCACAGCGCCCCACTCTGACTGAAGAGGTCGTAGCGCCCAACCGCTCGCGCTTCACTATCGAGCCTCTGGAGCCCGGTTTCGGCTACACCATGGGTAACTCCCTCCGCCGTACTCTGCTGTCCTCCATCCCCGGCGCCGCTGTTACCAGCGTCCGCATTGATGGCGTACTGCACGAGTTCAGCACCGTTCCCGGCGTGACCGAGGACGTCACTGAGATCATCTTGAACATCAAGAAGCTCTCCATCTCTTCTGAGAACGACGAGCCCGTCGTGGCCTACCTGCGCAAGCAGGGCGAAGGTGAACTGACCGCAGGCGACATCGAGGTTCCCGCTGGCGTGGAGATCCACAACCCGGAACTGCACCTGGCAACCCTGAACGCCTCGGCAAACTTCAACGCTGAGCTGGTTATCGAGCGCGGTCGCGGCTACGTGACTGCAGCTCAGAACAAGGTCGGCGATGGCGAGATTGGCCGTATCCCGGTTGACTCCATCTACTCCCCGGTTCTGAAGGTTACCTTCAGCGTGAACGCGACCCGTGTTGAGCAGCGCACCGACTTCGACAGCCTGACCCTGGACGTCGAAACCAAGGAAGCCATCGCACCGCGTGACGCCGTTGCTTCTGCAGGCAGCACCCTGGTCGAGCTCTTCGGCCTTGCACGTGAGCTGAACATTGCAGCTGAGGGTATCGAAGTTGGCCCGTCGCCCGCCGACGAGTCCATGGCCGCTGATTTGGCACTGCCGATCGAGGACCTGAACATGTCCGTCCGCTCCTACAACTGCCTCAAGCGCGAGGGCATCCACACCGTGGGTGAGCTCGTGACCCGCAGTGAAGCTGACCTGATGGATATCCGTAACTTCGGTGCTAAGTCCATTGACGAGGTCAAGGCAAAGCTCATCGAGCTCGGCCTGGCTTTGAAGGACTCCCCTCCCGGTTTCGAGCCTGCTGCACGCCCGCTTGATGACGAAGACGGTTCCGGCGAATAATTTCGACCGAATAGTTCACCCGGTTCCACCGGGATCAGTCAAACTTGATTCCCTAAGAGGCTCCGCTGCTGGGGCGTTAGGGAACGCAACTATGGAGATTTAACTATGCCTACTCCCACTAAGGGTCCCCGCCTCGGCGGTTCCCCGACCCACGAGCGCCACATGCTCAACAACCTGTCGGCGCAGCTGTTCCAGCACAAGCGCATCACCACCACCCTGACCAAGGCAAAGCGCCTGCGTCCGGTGGCAGAGCGCTTCATCACCTTCGGTAAGAAGGGCGACCTGGCTGCTCGCCGTCGCGTGCTGCGTTCCATCACCGACAAGTCCGTCGTGCACGAGCTCTTCACCGTTATTGCTCCGGCAATGGCAGAGCGCCCCGGTGGTTACACCCGCATCATCAAGATCGGTAACCGTAAGGGTGACAACGCTCCCATGGCAGTCATCGAGCTCGTCATGGAGCCCGTTGCAACCAAGGGTGCAGTTGCTGAGGCAACCAAGGTTGCTGAGAAGGCAGCTGAGGCTCCCAAGGCTGAAGCAGCTGAGGGCCTGCCCGCAGGTTCCCACGCACCCCTGGAGTCCGGCGAGGCTCCCGAGGGCTTCGAGGTTAAGGGTAACGCCGATTCCATGAAGTACCACGTGCCCGGTTCCCGCTGGTACTCCAGCACCAAGGCTGAAATCTGGTTCGACTCCGCTGAGTCGGCAGAGGCTGCAGGTTACGCCCCCGCAGGTGGCGCAGCAGCACAGAAGGTTTCCGAGTAATACGGATCCCAGCTGATTTAGGCTAAGCCTAAAATATGTCAATCCGCCGTCCACTGCTGTGGGCGGCGGATTGGTGTATCTGCATACTTAAGAGGACACGGTTCTTTGCGCATTCGCTATCCAAGAGCCGGCCCGTAGTCTTCAATCGTCCTTTACCGCTGAAAGGCACACCAATGCATAACGCTACTTCTTTAGAGAATTACGAAGAGCAGCCCTTCACCGCTACGCACCGCGTGCGAATTGATTGTGCTTACGACGGTTCTCTTTTCAGCGGGTGGGCAGCCCAGCCGAACCTGGTCACCGTGCAGGGAGTTATCGAGAACGCCCTCGAGCTGATTCTGCGGGCGCCTCACCGTGTGGTGGTTGCGGGTCGAACGGATGCGGGAGTCCACGCAGAAGCCCAAACCTTGCACTGCGATCTGAGTGATGAGGACTGGACTCGCCTGCAGGGGCGAACGGGGGAAGATGACCCGACGGCTGCCCTGGGGCGCCGCCTCACCGGGGCTCTTCAACGATGCCTTTACGATGCGGAAGAGCAGCTGAACCTTCCGAAGAACGTTCGCGGCATTTTGCAGGGCGCTATTCAGATTCACCGCGTGAGCGAAGTGCCCTTTGATTTTGATGCGCGCTTCTCCGCTACCGGCCGCCGCTATGTTTACCGCATCGCAGATGGTGCGGCGGACGGTCTTAACCCTCTGCACCGCACCTACACTTGGGCAGTACCTGAGCATCTGGATTGCGCTGATCTTAACGAATCGGCACAGCAGCTACTCGGTCTGCGTGATTTCCTCTCTTTCTGCAAGCCGCGTGAAGGGGCGACTACGATTCGTGAACTGCGAGAACTCAGCTTTACCCGCATAGAAAGCGGTCTGATTGAGGTGCGCGTGGTGGCTGACGCCTTCTGCCATCACATGGTGCGTTCGCTTGTGGGCGCGTTGGTGCTCTACGGTACAGGTAAGCGTGACGCCGCCTGGTTGCGTGAGCGGATCGAGAACCCTGGACGCGAGGCTTCGCTGACTTTGGCACCTCCGCATGCGCTCGCCCTGGCTGAGATT contains:
- the truA gene encoding tRNA pseudouridine(38-40) synthase TruA, with translation MHNATSLENYEEQPFTATHRVRIDCAYDGSLFSGWAAQPNLVTVQGVIENALELILRAPHRVVVAGRTDAGVHAEAQTLHCDLSDEDWTRLQGRTGEDDPTAALGRRLTGALQRCLYDAEEQLNLPKNVRGILQGAIQIHRVSEVPFDFDARFSATGRRYVYRIADGAADGLNPLHRTYTWAVPEHLDCADLNESAQQLLGLRDFLSFCKPREGATTIRELRELSFTRIESGLIEVRVVADAFCHHMVRSLVGALVLYGTGKRDAAWLRERIENPGREASLTLAPPHALALAEIYYPASELYGVQAERARAKREDHEAQSA
- the map gene encoding type I methionyl aminopeptidase; protein product: MARVEIKTNAQLQQMARAGVITSRALDAAVAAARPGATTAEVNAAFERTMLELGGTSNFYGYYDYPATVCTSVNHEVVHGIPGDYVLKDGDILSIDGGAYVIDPATNRQWHGDSARTVLVGDNVSEARAELSAVTREAMWHGIAALATAKKVGEIGLAIEAYVTEEYGDKYGIIEDYVGHGIGSQMHMAPDVLNYAVRDMGPKIKPGMAFAIEPMLVTGSIETKVLSDDWTVVTVDGSDACQWEHSVAVHSEGIWVLTAEDGGASELARFGVTPVPIPA
- a CDS encoding adenylate kinase, with product MNRLLIVGPPGAGKGTQAVKIAEALKIPAISTGDIFRKNIKEETELGKEAKSYIDSGNLVPDSVTNNMVRARLEESDVVNGFLLDGYPRNTSQVHELDSILEAKGEKIDRVLLLVADNDELVERLLNRAAEQGRTDDNEEVIRHRLKVYEEETAPLIAIYRERGIVKEVNGLGEIAEVTERILDALK
- the rplQ gene encoding 50S ribosomal protein L17, translated to MPTPTKGPRLGGSPTHERHMLNNLSAQLFQHKRITTTLTKAKRLRPVAERFITFGKKGDLAARRRVLRSITDKSVVHELFTVIAPAMAERPGGYTRIIKIGNRKGDNAPMAVIELVMEPVATKGAVAEATKVAEKAAEAPKAEAAEGLPAGSHAPLESGEAPEGFEVKGNADSMKYHVPGSRWYSSTKAEIWFDSAESAEAAGYAPAGGAAAQKVSE
- the rpsK gene encoding 30S ribosomal protein S11; protein product: MPPKTRAAAARKTNRRKVSKNIVAGQAHIKSTFNNTIVSITDPTGAVISWSSAGDMGFKGSRKSTPYAAQLAAEAAANRAKEHGVRKVDVFVKGPGSGRETAIRSLQAAGLEVGSIQDVTPVAHNGCRPPKRRRV
- the rpsM gene encoding 30S ribosomal protein S13 — encoded protein: MARLAGVDIPREKRVEVALTYIYGVGKTRAHETLAATGVNPDTRVKDLTDQELVALRDFIEGNYKVEGDLRREVAADIRRKVEIGSYQGLRHRRGLPVHGQRTKTNARTRKGPKRTVAGKKK
- the infA gene encoding translation initiation factor IF-1; this encodes MAKKDGVIEIEGSVVEALPNAMFRVELDNGHKVLAHISGKMRQHYIRILPEDRVVVELSPYDLSRGRIVYRYK
- the rpmJ gene encoding 50S ribosomal protein L36 yields the protein MKVKPSVKPICDKCKVIRRHGVVMVICENPRHKQRQG
- the rlmN gene encoding 23S rRNA (adenine(2503)-C(2))-methyltransferase RlmN, encoding MSETLNSGEATAPAATKVPVEISNVRPAPGQIALKAPRRAKPPKHIADFDMAGRREFLKELGYQSFRASQLSKHYFERLVTDPAEMTDLPAKDREQMVAQAMPQLLTPVRTLEADGGDTLKVVHRLFDGALIESVIMRYDNRVTMCISSQAGCGMNCPFCATGQQGLTRNLSTAEIVEQVVAGARYLKQMKGLEEAEGGSEDTRPLRVSNIVFMGMGEALANYKATMGAVHRLIDPSPEGLGISARGLTMSTVGLVPGIRKFELEKLPITLALSLHAPDDELRDELIPINQRWKVDETLDAAYDYYRTTGRRVSIEYALIRDINDQGWRADLLGKKLAQRGRGWVHVNPIPLNPTPGSKWTASRKGVEQNFVERLRAHGIPTTIRDTRGSDIDGACGQLAAKED
- a CDS encoding DNA-directed RNA polymerase subunit alpha, which codes for MLIAQRPTLTEEVVAPNRSRFTIEPLEPGFGYTMGNSLRRTLLSSIPGAAVTSVRIDGVLHEFSTVPGVTEDVTEIILNIKKLSISSENDEPVVAYLRKQGEGELTAGDIEVPAGVEIHNPELHLATLNASANFNAELVIERGRGYVTAAQNKVGDGEIGRIPVDSIYSPVLKVTFSVNATRVEQRTDFDSLTLDVETKEAIAPRDAVASAGSTLVELFGLARELNIAAEGIEVGPSPADESMAADLALPIEDLNMSVRSYNCLKREGIHTVGELVTRSEADLMDIRNFGAKSIDEVKAKLIELGLALKDSPPGFEPAARPLDDEDGSGE